One window of Rhinolophus ferrumequinum isolate MPI-CBG mRhiFer1 chromosome 26, mRhiFer1_v1.p, whole genome shotgun sequence genomic DNA carries:
- the LOC117018085 gene encoding 60S ribosomal protein L39-like — MHQWTFGYFQPLAIANSAAMALFLRHAVCVVDFLAKSSYKTFRIKQFLARTESIHSPMDVMKTGNKIRYNSKRRHWRRAKLDL; from the coding sequence atgcatcaATGGACGTTTGGATACTTCCAGCCCTTGGCTATTGCGAACAGTGCTGCTATGGCTCTCTTTCTCCGCCATGCGGTGTGTGTGGTTGACTTCCTCGCCAAGTCTTCTTACAAAACTTTCAGGATCAAGCAGTTCCTGGCCAGGACAGAATCAATCCATTCTCCAATGGATGTgatgaaaactggaaataaaatcagGTACAACTCCAAGAGGAGACACTGGAGAAGAGCCAAGCTGGATCTGTAA